The genomic region CTCACTCTATTGCAACAAAACAACAGTGAGACATAAATATTTAACTCTCACACATTCAGGCAAACATTCAGTTACATCAACATTCAGCTGTCACACTGTCCTGGCgtcagggctgcacaattacCTCATTAAGGTCGTGATTTTTATCAATTATACATGAGCACTGGTTACTGGATGATGTGGCACCTGTTGTGTGTTCGTATTGTAGGACAGCCTGTTCCTGTATGAAACCTGTTGCATAAAGTGCAGCGTTTGTcataattgtgcagccctgttTGAATATTTGGAGCAGTTCTGTTACTTAGTAAATTTGAGCTAAATACACAAGGAGAAAAACTGAAGATAGATATACGTTTTGTATCTTTGTCGAGTGGTCATAATTGGAAACGTGGGCTTCTTCTCTGCTGTTTACAGACATGGCTGATGTTAGGAAACATTAATAActtatattttgtttaataaagATCCGTCAATCAATTTGAGAGCTCCTCACGGGGCGACCCTTTATTTACTTAAGTAGATTAAGTAGGTATCgaccagtggttcccatctGTTCCAGCCACacggtccagatttctccttagtcgtTAGTTTAAAGTCAGcttcatacttgcgtttggccatgtcattgagctagtttgctgtctctgttaagcagCTGTCAGTTATTCCCTCACTCTACAGcgggaaacggcacttcaaaataaaagctctgtgccggaaatctgctgtatttcaaaataaagtgtgttttttacaacctCAACATATTGGGGTGTCACTTGTGGCCCATTCAGACCACTTTTGGGCCGCGaaccaccagttgggaacaaGTGGTGTAGACTATGAATGATTGTGTTTTCACGTTTTGTTTGTCCCTTTCCTAGAGtctcaattatttttttcccgTCATctatcaacaatgaaaataatcctaCCTGCCAATTTAATCTCTTCAAACCGAAAATGTTTCTAAGAATAGAAAACTCAGTAAAAAGCAAGTAAACTACCTTGGGTGACGCATAGAACTGACAGATTTACTGATCGCCACCAATGTTTTATCATCATGTGGCTGCAAAATACGTTAATCTCATGCAGCTCATCTCGCTAAACTTCATCAGAGTAAAAGTGCATCAGTAGAATTCggtaaatgtacaaatatataaCGCCCACAATTAAAATTCTTTCCTCCCGTGTGTTTTGCAGTATAACATTTTGATATTTACAGTCTTGATAGGAACGTGGGTCAGGCAAGCAGAAATAAAGCTACTGTacattacacacaaaaatatgtccAAACATCACTCTCtctacatatatacagtatatacagagTAAGATGATTATGGCCAGAGTCACTGAAGAGCACCACCTTTGCAAACAGCTGTCCTTAGAAACAGGCAGATGAAACGACACAGAGTAAGAGACAGCTCTATTTTTTCTAAATGAGATGCAGTGACTCAGAAACTAAGCAAAGACGTCAAGCAGAGACATGATGACAGGAGGCAGGAGCATGGAGAGCAAAACAAAACCTAATGTATTCAACATGTTGTCACTGTGTGCTTCAGTATGGCCTACCTGACCACAGTGTTGTGGTCAGCCATCCAGTCTACAACAAGCGTCACACTGAGGGTGACTGTCCCTTCATAATGAAATGTTTCTTACTCCTGTACAGTTACCATGTGTCATTATTGGGTTGTAAACCTTCCATAACAGATAAGAAGTAGGACTTTTTATGACGTTAACTAGATATCACCAAAACATACTGGCTTATAATGGTGACTATGCAGACTGCTTTCTGAGCTACCACACTGCCTGGTCTCTGACATTTTGCTTTCAGTGTGGTGATGCCACCTAATGGAAAACATCTGTATGTAAAGTTACTGAAATTAAACTTGAAATTTGTGATTTCTATTAGAAAGATTATGCTCTCCTATGATATGACAAAATGGTATTGTTTCTGTCTGTATATAATGCAGTAAAGACAGGCTGCGTACATGAAATAACCCCCACAAATTCCCATTCATTCCCAATAATGCCGACATTCCTGTTAATTCCCATGGAAAACCAATCACAGGGTGTTAGCCcttgaaggaatacttcacctacaaaatgaccatttgacAATCACTCAACACGTTACGTTGGATTTGTGAAGAAGACTGCTTTTTtggcatgcctccacggtgaacggagaatccaaaaattaTAATGTTTACgcaaaaaataatgtgtttgggaagtgctgagcatacgactggataaatggaTTATattgcatgagttgtgtgagagtttgtaagcagacatagttttgctgttgttaaccATGGTCCCTGActgtttacttcaattcatgaagaatgtttgccttttttggattcttcgttcactgtggaggcatgccagaaaaacaaaggttttttGTCACGAAACTGAAGGTGACACACGGTGAGTAagtttgcaggtgaagtattcctttaagaaagGGCTCAGAAGACAAGGTGCTAAATGCTATAAGTGATAACATGACaaatagaggaaaaaaatatataataaaagtcTTTCTCCTCACTTACAAAGTCGTCCATAACCAGGCCCCCTCATACCTCATTGACCTGCTCCACATTCACACTCCTTCCCACAGCCTCCGCTCCTCTGATACCGACCTCCTATATCCACCTCCAGGACCAAGCATCAGACCAAGGGCACTTCTCCACGGccactttttttcccaaacacATATGAGACTTATCCAATCTGTCACTTCTCACTGATCAAAACTCTGCTTTTAATGTGTGGTTTTTGTTGTATGATATATTTTTAGACTGTTTGTAGACTGACTCTATGATCATTTTAACTTGTGTTGAGTGTTTTTGACTACCCTGAAAAGCACTctatcaataaaatgtattattactattaatatCATTATTAAATAATCAAAGCTCAAAGCTCGAGGTGAAGCAATTTCTTCATGTATTCAGGGTGAAAAAGAAAGGGCCTTTCTCACAAACAGGAGAAAGATGAGGGGCGTCTCCAAGAAATATTGTTCTCCAAGGGACACACAGCCACAAAAACTTAAATCTTCCTCCAGACATCTACCAGGTAGGCATCATGTCTGGGAACCAGACGCGACCCAAATGCTTTGACACCTCCCAGTGGATATCATCCAGCCCATAGCGGTGATCTGGAACCAGTACCTCCTCCATGATGGATAGTTGCGTCAGTCTGTCTCCACACATCTTGACAAACTCCACGAAGGCGCTACAGGACACTTCGCACTCCCCCAAGCCGATGGCCGACAGCTGCGTGCAGCGCTGGGCGAGGCGGATCAGCTCCTCATCCAGCGGCCGCAGCCCATTGGCGCACACCACCAGCTCGACCAGACGCGGGCAGTTGAGGCCAACGCGGCCGAGCACGTCTTTACTGACGGANCGCAGCCCATTGGCGCCGGATCAGCTCCTCATCCAGCGGCCGCAGCCCATTGGCGCACACCACCAGCTCGACCAGACGCGGGCAGTTGAGGCCAACGCGGCCGAGCACGTCTTTACTGACGGAGCGGCCAAAGTACAGATGCGTAACAGGGATTTCATCGCGGAAGAAAGGGCCGAACTCGTCCTCATAGAGGAAGAAGTACATGACCAGATTAAATTTAGGAGAGTGGCGCACCATGGCGTCCCAGCTGCTCTTCTTGATGGTGTGGAACTGCTGGCCAGGATTCTCACTGACCACGTCGATGCGAAGGTGCTCGAGGTGAACATGCTTCTCTGAGGAGAGGGCGATGAGAAGGTCATCGCTCAGCAAATGGTAGTTGAGTGCCAGTTCTCTCAGGCCGTGGCACTGATCAGCCACACACAGGATGCCTGGGATACAGAGAAAAGTTAATTAGGAGACTACAGATCTGCACAGCCTGTTTAAAGCTGAGcacagaagaagatgaagaggagcaATGTTGGCCAACAATGTTccatcactgtgtgtttttcagcATCAGTGTCCCGTTCCATCTACATTTATGTCTTCCAAGCCACTTCTGCCCAATTACCTCCTCGACTGCTAATAACATGCTTTCATCAGGGTCCCCAAAGTTTCTTAAACATCAAATTCAAGGAGTTTTCAGGGACTTTCCAGCCCCAATTCCCTCAGAAACAAGGACACAACACAGATCAAGGCTAATTACTGTTAATGAGAACTTTTATAATGAGAACTAGTCGACTTTACagacaacaattaaaaacaaagagaggcTTAAAtgtgtgaacatttttcaaTTAGGCTGCGTAGGTGGTGGCAGGTGGTGTGTGAAACAATGACGCAACTGCAGGAAACACATGCAGACACTGGAAAGAAGCCTGTTTACTAATGTTAACGATGTACTTGGCAGGAATTTCCAAAAAGGGGTTGTGGATACAAgcaactgaaatgagtttccgtAGAAAGGTGTCTGGGCTTAGCGTTAgaggtgaggagcttggacatctggagggagccgctgctccttcgcattaAAAGGGGACAGTTGAGGGCATCTGATCAGCGTGCCTCCTGGGGGCCTCCCATTAAAGGTGTTCCAGGTACATCCCACAGGTAGGAGGCGCCGGGGCAGACTTAGAACActctggagggattatatatctcgtctggcctgggaacaccttggggttccccaggaggagctggaaagcattgggGAGAGGAATGTCTGGactactttgctcagcctgctgcccctgcgacccggcttCGGATAAGCGCTTAAAAATGTATGGAtggactctgccctctgcctgtattttctttccTCTTGTTATTTTTTGTGTCTGGAAAGTTTATAGGTGTACCATGTAAAATGGTAGCAATCGTGTGCCAgacataagcagcaggcattgAAGAGACACTGTGccaaaaaactcaaatatagtgagacaaaaagccaaacaagagtgaatctggggtggGCATTTACTCTCACTTTCGCTGGCAAGACAGCTTCAAGAGCTTCAATTTGTTTCTTGCACAAAATTTATAAATTCAATCAACTGCACGTTTCTTTGCCACCTGGCAaccatttttaacttttgtggCAAATACGGAAACTGaaaaattgtaatgaaacatGCTGTACTCCCCTACATACAAGTTAATTAATTTGTCGTCACTCTTCCctttttaaattaagttaaattaaatctaatttaatttttatttgtatttttatatattccattttatatatatattattttatatttatttcacatttatacaatttttttttaattatttttttaaatcatttaattttgtttattagATTTCCTTTGACTGGTCTGGCTTTCTCTGTTTGTTCCTGGGTTGATGGGTGggtggtgggtttttttgttgttgttttttgtcctcactggttctgtgtttgtttatttatactCAGTACATCTTTGTTGAATTACCAACAAAATACCTTGTTGAAAAATCTACAAATTCAAGCACTTTCAACTATTTTTGTCTACTTTCAAAAGCTTTTAAGGCCTTTCCCTAAAATTCACAAATTTTCAAAGATTTCAAGGACCTGtgggaaatgtgttttataCTTATTTTCCGCCCACCATTTCAAATTTGCCGTCCTGCTGCTAAAAACATCCCAGGAGGGAGCTGATGTTCCACAGACGTACAAAGGTTTTACACCAATGTCAGCTATAATTGCCCCTTGATCAATTGAGTTCTTACAATAATTAGTCAACTATTATTAATCATTAACATCCCTAATAGCTATCATTCCTCATTTGTCAGTACCTGCGGGTGAAACATGAGGGCAGCTGCTCATTTTCAGCAGTTTGAGGGTGTCACTGTTGTTGGCCACCAGGACTTTGAGGGAGGGATCGTCTACAGGTGTGTCATCGATCTTCAGGGAGGAGA from Epinephelus moara isolate mb chromosome 1, YSFRI_EMoa_1.0, whole genome shotgun sequence harbors:
- the LOC126391946 gene encoding F-box/LRR-repeat protein 3-like, which gives rise to MKRGLQGNEQEDGGGTSSGSQETLKRSRKQRREKDPEEEGVRWGCLPQEILLHIFQYLPLLDRAYASQVCRGWNQAFHMPELWRCFEFELNQPASSYLKATHPELIKQIIKRHSNHLQYVSFKVDSSRESAEAACDILSQLVNCSLKTLGLISTARPSFMELPKSHFISALTVVFVNSKSLSSLKIDDTPVDDPSLKVLVANNSDTLKLLKMSSCPHVSPAGILCVADQCHGLRELALNYHLLSDDLLIALSSEKHVHLEHLRIDVVSENPGQQFHTIKKSSWDAMVRHSPKFNLVMYFFLYEDEFGPFFRDEIPVTHLYFGRSVSKDVLGRVGLNCPRLVELLVVCANGLRPLDEELIRLAQRCTQLSAIGLGECEVSCSAFVEFVKMCGDRLTQLSIMEEVLVPDHRYGLDDIHWEVSKHLGRVWFPDMMPTW